In a single window of the Diospyros lotus cultivar Yz01 chromosome 10, ASM1463336v1, whole genome shotgun sequence genome:
- the LOC127811897 gene encoding trans-resveratrol di-O-methyltransferase-like yields MATNGKERISTTDELLRAHAHVWNHTFAFVSSACLKCAVQLGIPDIIHRHGQPMKLSQLVASLPALNPSKSHCIPRLMRVLAHDGFFVELKAGDGGEEEEAEYTLTPASHLLLRTTPVSVWPFLLLMLDPLMVKPLNWLTPWLGNDDPTPFLTANGRTLWDYAGQNPAFNSLFNEGMESDARMVASVVIEECRGAFEGLSSLVDVGGGTGTMAKAIAEAFPEMKCTVLDLPHVVDKLPGRKNLFEAIPPANAILLKWILHDWGDEDCMKILRHCREAIPSRQEGGKVIIIDIVVGHQKIEEATENGDKSTQTQLFFHILMMVLVYAKERTEKEWANLFSIAGFSDYKINSIIGLRSLIEVYP; encoded by the exons ATGGCCACGAATGGCAAAGAGAGAATTAGCACTACTGATGAGCTTCTCCGTGCGCATGCTCACGTCTGGAACCATACCTTCGCTTTCGTAAGCTCAGCCTGTCTGAAATGTGCAGTTCAGCTGGGCATACCAGACATCATTCACCGCCATGGCCAACCCATGAAGCTTTCCCAGCTGGTTGCTTCTCTTCCTGCTCTTAATCCCTCCAAATCCCACTGCATCCCTCGCCTCATGCGCGTGCTAGCTCACGATGGGTTCTTCGTTGAGCTGAAAGCCGGGGACGGCGGAGAGGAGGAGGAAGCCGAGTACACGCTCACGCCAGCCTCCCATCTCCTCCTAAGGACTACACCTGTGAGCGTGTGGCCTTTCCTGCTCTTGATGCTCGATCCTCTCATGGTAAAGCCATTGAATTGGCTGACTCCATGGCTGGGGAACGACGATCCCACCCCGTTCCTGACGGCGAATGGACGGACGCTTTGGGATTACGCCGGCCAGAACCCCGCCTTTAACAGTCTTTTCAACGAGGGCATGGAGAGTGATGCGCGTATGGTGGCGTCTGTGGTGATCGAAGAGTGCAGAGGAGCCTTCGAGGGGCTGAGCTCGTTGGTCGATGTGGGAGGCGGCACCGGGACGATGGCTAAGGCCATTGCGGAGGCATTCCCGGAGATGAAGTGCACTGTGCTTGATCTTCCTCATGTTGTTGACAAGCTGCCAGGGAGAAAGAACTTGTTTGAGGCCATCCCCCCAGCAAATGCAATTTTACTCAAG TGGATATTGCATGATTGGGGCGACGAAGATTGCATGAAGATACTGAGGCATTGTAGAGAGGCCATTCCAAGCAGACAAGAAGGAGGAAAGGTTATCATCATTGACATAGTGGTGGGACACCAAAAGATAGAAGAAGCAACTGAAAATGGTGACAAGTCCACTCAAACACAACTCTTCTTTCATATATTAATGATGGTGTTGGTCTATGCTAAGGAAAGAACTGAGAAAGAGTGGGCAAACTTATTCTCCATAGCTGGCTTTAGTGATTACAAGATAAACTCTATTATTGGCTTACGATCTCTCATTGAGGTTTATCCATGA
- the LOC127811895 gene encoding trans-resveratrol di-O-methyltransferase-like, producing the protein MATINGEERISTTDELLRAHAHVWNRTFAFVSSACLKCAVQLGIPDIIHRHGQPMKLSQLVASLPALNPSKSHCIPRLMRVLAHDGFFVELKAAAGEEEEPEYTLTPASHLLLSTTPASVSPFLLLILDPLMVKPLNWLTPWLGNDDPTPFLTANGRTLWDYAGQNPAFNSLFNEGMESDSRMVASVVIEECRGAFEGLSSLVDVGGGTGTMAKAIAEAFPEMKCTVLDLPQVVDKLPGRKNLFFTPGNMFEAIPPANAILLKWILHDWDDEDCVKILRHCREAIPSRQGGGKVIIIDMVVGHQKVEEANENGDKSTQTQLFFDMLMMVLLSAKERTEKEWANLFSIAGFSDYKINHTIGLRSLIEVYP; encoded by the exons ATGGCCACGATTAATGGCGAAGAGAGAATTAGCACTACTGATGAGCTTCTCCGTGCGCATGCTCACGTCTGGAACCGTACCTTCGCTTTTGTAAGCTCAGCCTGTCTGAAATGTGCAGTTCAGCTGGGCATACCAGACATCATTCACCGCCATGGCCAACCCATGAAGCTTTCCCAGCTGGTTGCTTCTCTTCCTGCTCTTAATCCCTCCAAATCCCACTGCATCCCTCGCCTCATGCGCGTGCTAGCTCACGATGGGTTTTTCGTTGAGCTGAAAGCCGCCGCCGGAGAGGAGGAAGAACCCGAGTACACGCTCACGCCGGCCTCCCATCTCCTCCTAAGCACTACACCTGCGAGCGTGTCGCCTTTCCTGCTCTTGATACTCGATCCTCTCATGGTAAAGCCATTGAATTGGCTGACTCCATGGCTGGGGAACGACGATCCCACCCCGTTCCTGACGGCGAATGGACGGACGCTTTGGGATTACGCCGGCCAGAACCCCGCCTTTAACAGTCTTTTCAACGAGGGCATGGAGAGTGATTCGCGTATGGTGGCATCTGTGGTGATCGAAGAGTGCAGAGGAGCCTTCGAGGGGCTGAGCTCGTTGGTCGACGTGGGAGGCGGCACCGGGACGATGGCTAAGGCCATTGCGGAGGCATTCCCAGAGATGAAGTGCACTGTGCTCGATCTTCCTCAAGTTGTTGACAAGCTGCCAGGGAGAAAGAACTTGTTCTTCACTCCTGGAAACATGTTTGAGGCCATCCCCCCTGCAAATGCAATTTTACTCAAG TGGATATTGCATGATTGGGACGACGAAGATTGCGTGAAGATACTGAGGCATTGTAGAGAGGCCATTCCAAGCAGACAAGGAGGAGGAAAGGTTATCATCATCGACATGGTGGTGGGACACCAAAAGGTAGAAGAAGCAAATGAAAATGGTGACAAGTCCACTCAAACACAGCTCTTCTTTGATATGTTAATGATGGTGTTGCTCTCTGCGAAGGAAAGAACTGAAAAAGAGTGGGCAAACTTATTCTCCATAGCTGGTTTTAGTGACTACAAGATAAACCATACTATTGGTTTACGATCTCTCATCGAGGTTTATCCATAA